One genomic segment of Candidatus Hydrogenedentota bacterium includes these proteins:
- a CDS encoding right-handed parallel beta-helix repeat-containing protein, whose amino-acid sequence MRALAILTAVIGEACGNQFYISPLGNDSNNGSSPESAWKTLSRVNKQRLEPGDTVHLDGGHEFEGNLVFDSSDSGHPSNPLTVTSYGQGRATIRVAQGDGVFAENRSGIHLKNLTIRGPGRTDTDGGHGIHFVASSVNGEKYAGILFDNLDVSGFSKNGIFIKSNHASDPGFSDLSLSHCEIHDNGLNGVETAGVFRRGSTPNFAHKNVTVRDCSFHHNTGTPGLPSHSGSGIVLAFVDGALIEYCEAHHNGGLNNAPGGGPVGIWGWEVNNLVIQFCESHHNESQGGDGGGFDIDGGATNCVMQYNYAHDNAGAGFGIFQFHDAHPFRNNVVRYNISQNDGQRRGGGIGFWANASNGGINDTRIYNNTVYVGATQNGAGIDDTLDYEGQTHMRNVQVFNNILVTAPGKKAINIPIPGDAWTFRGNCYYTYGGPIQIAWGTDTFSSLDAWRTSTGHERDSGLELDPRLIQPGVGPTIGDPRKLPTLTAYKLKSGSPVIGKGLDLKTLFGIDVGARDYYGGPIPAGNGFSIGAHESP is encoded by the coding sequence ATGAGAGCACTGGCCATCCTCACCGCAGTGATTGGAGAAGCCTGCGGCAATCAGTTCTATATCAGCCCATTGGGAAACGACTCCAACAACGGCTCCTCACCCGAATCTGCCTGGAAGACCCTGTCGCGCGTGAACAAACAGAGACTCGAACCGGGCGACACCGTCCACCTTGACGGCGGCCACGAGTTCGAAGGAAACCTCGTTTTCGATTCCAGCGACTCCGGCCACCCATCCAATCCGCTTACCGTCACGTCCTACGGACAAGGCCGCGCAACCATCCGCGTCGCACAAGGCGACGGCGTATTCGCGGAAAACCGGAGCGGCATCCACCTGAAGAATCTGACAATCCGCGGGCCCGGCCGAACCGACACAGATGGCGGCCACGGTATCCACTTTGTGGCCTCTTCCGTCAACGGCGAGAAATATGCAGGTATCCTCTTCGACAATCTTGATGTAAGCGGCTTTTCCAAGAATGGCATCTTCATTAAATCGAACCATGCCTCGGACCCCGGATTCTCAGACCTGTCATTATCGCATTGCGAAATCCACGACAACGGACTCAACGGCGTTGAAACCGCTGGGGTCTTCCGCCGGGGTAGCACGCCAAACTTTGCGCACAAAAACGTGACCGTCAGAGACTGCTCGTTTCACCACAACACAGGCACGCCGGGCTTACCCAGTCATTCCGGCAGCGGCATCGTCCTGGCCTTCGTCGACGGCGCGCTTATCGAGTACTGCGAAGCCCACCACAACGGTGGACTGAACAACGCGCCCGGCGGCGGCCCCGTCGGCATTTGGGGATGGGAGGTGAACAACCTCGTCATCCAGTTCTGCGAATCGCACCACAACGAGTCGCAGGGCGGCGATGGCGGCGGATTCGACATCGATGGCGGCGCGACCAACTGCGTCATGCAATACAACTACGCGCACGACAACGCAGGCGCGGGATTCGGCATCTTTCAGTTCCACGATGCGCACCCATTCCGCAACAATGTCGTCCGCTACAACATCAGCCAAAACGATGGCCAACGCAGAGGCGGCGGCATCGGCTTCTGGGCAAACGCTTCAAATGGCGGTATAAACGACACCCGCATCTACAACAACACCGTCTACGTCGGCGCGACGCAGAACGGCGCGGGCATCGACGACACCCTTGACTATGAGGGCCAGACGCACATGCGCAACGTCCAGGTCTTCAACAACATCCTTGTCACCGCGCCCGGAAAGAAAGCGATCAACATTCCGATTCCCGGAGACGCCTGGACGTTTCGAGGCAACTGCTACTACACCTACGGCGGACCTATTCAGATCGCCTGGGGCACCGACACGTTCTCGTCGCTCGACGCATGGCGCACATCCACCGGCCATGAAAGAGACTCGGGCCTCGAACTAGATCCCCGACTTATCCAACCCGGCGTGGGGCCAACCATCGGTGACCCGCGCAAGCTCCCCACGCTCACCGCCTACAAACTCAAATCCGGCTCGCCTGTGATTGGCAAAGGTCTCGACCTCAAGACACTTTTCGGTATCGATGTCGGTGCGCGCGACTACTACGGCGGCCCCATCCCCGCAGGCAACGGTTTCAGCATCGGTGCCCACGAATCCCCGTGA
- a CDS encoding DUF2961 domain-containing protein: MITSATLFAIGILSLSASGPFPVIPVGEDSILMWDRWPYQRVGVRAYMRSTYDRAGGNEGADASHFLYQEADDFNVTLDVEGPGVLYFARYNHWHGSPWHYEVDGKDFVVRESSTADPNRPVPGSVFLPERALPNPLAWTWSDTKGADLSWVPIAFDESFRMAYSRTRYGTGYYIYHQYAPGARLSRSLRPWNASVAPSGKVIRLIEKSGTPLFSEADAKKKGGECAARAFSLQPGINEVARIEGIGPRVIRAFTITVPRAQAESIERARLRMTWDNRAEPSVEAPLCLFFAAGTLHNCGEREYLVKGFPIYVKYDAERVTLACFFPMPFQKSATISIENTGADAIDQVDVRVIHVPYRESSEHVGYFHATYVDRPEPVPGVDLLVLDTQGTEGQSDWSGQFVGMSWIFSHNAVLNTLEGDPRFFFDDSRTPQCYGTGTEEWGGGGDYWGGRNMTLPFAGHPCGARDEKSAKHAKDRIESAYRFLLSDLMPFGKRAVLRLEHGAVNQSKEHYETVAYWYGLPSATLVRSDELDVGSPACEQIHNYVSPDASEPESITSRYEWSDPEDVCHVFEGGPQTLWPEHDETGRHTTGSSEFTMRVRPDNHGVLLRRTLDYAYPNQRAEVFVSDAGDAKPKWRRAGVWYLAGSNTCIYSNPKEELGATQHNVQTSERRFRDDEFLIGSTLTAGRDAIRIRVQFTPVVRPLAPGIAFPQTPAWSELRYVAYSIVAPEYP, encoded by the coding sequence GTGATCACGTCTGCAACGCTGTTCGCTATTGGAATCCTCAGTTTGTCGGCCTCGGGGCCGTTCCCTGTTATCCCGGTTGGCGAAGACTCCATTCTCATGTGGGATCGCTGGCCGTATCAGCGTGTCGGCGTGCGTGCGTATATGCGGAGCACGTACGATCGCGCGGGCGGCAATGAGGGCGCGGACGCGAGCCATTTCCTGTATCAGGAAGCGGACGATTTCAACGTGACGCTCGATGTCGAAGGGCCGGGCGTCCTCTACTTTGCGCGCTACAACCATTGGCATGGTAGCCCGTGGCATTACGAAGTGGATGGCAAGGATTTCGTTGTTCGCGAGAGTTCGACGGCCGATCCAAATCGTCCTGTGCCGGGTTCGGTGTTTTTGCCGGAGCGCGCATTGCCGAATCCGTTGGCGTGGACGTGGTCGGACACGAAAGGGGCAGACCTGAGTTGGGTGCCTATCGCGTTTGACGAGTCGTTTCGCATGGCGTATTCGCGGACGCGTTACGGCACGGGGTATTACATCTATCATCAGTATGCGCCCGGCGCGCGGTTGTCGCGTTCGCTTCGACCGTGGAACGCGAGCGTAGCGCCGAGCGGCAAGGTCATTCGGCTCATCGAGAAATCCGGGACACCGCTTTTCTCCGAAGCAGATGCCAAGAAGAAAGGCGGGGAGTGTGCTGCGAGGGCATTCAGCTTGCAGCCGGGAATCAACGAGGTGGCGCGCATCGAAGGGATAGGGCCTCGCGTGATTCGCGCATTCACAATTACCGTGCCGCGCGCCCAGGCGGAGTCCATCGAACGCGCTCGGTTGAGAATGACGTGGGACAATCGTGCCGAGCCGTCCGTGGAAGCGCCGCTGTGCCTGTTCTTCGCGGCGGGGACCTTGCACAATTGCGGCGAACGTGAGTATCTCGTGAAGGGATTTCCGATCTATGTGAAGTACGATGCGGAACGTGTGACGCTCGCATGCTTTTTCCCTATGCCGTTTCAGAAGAGCGCGACAATCTCCATCGAAAACACGGGCGCAGACGCGATCGATCAGGTTGATGTACGCGTCATCCACGTTCCATACCGCGAATCGTCCGAGCATGTGGGGTATTTCCACGCAACGTATGTCGATCGCCCCGAACCCGTGCCTGGAGTCGACCTGCTGGTGCTCGATACGCAAGGGACGGAAGGGCAGAGCGATTGGTCGGGGCAGTTTGTCGGAATGTCGTGGATCTTTTCGCACAACGCGGTCCTGAATACGCTCGAAGGCGATCCGCGTTTCTTCTTCGATGACAGCCGCACGCCGCAGTGTTACGGCACGGGAACCGAAGAGTGGGGCGGAGGCGGCGATTATTGGGGCGGACGGAACATGACGTTGCCGTTTGCGGGGCATCCGTGCGGTGCGCGCGACGAGAAGTCCGCGAAGCATGCGAAGGATAGAATCGAATCGGCGTATCGGTTCTTGTTGTCCGACCTTATGCCGTTTGGGAAACGCGCGGTGTTGCGGCTCGAACACGGCGCCGTGAATCAGTCGAAGGAGCATTACGAGACCGTCGCGTATTGGTATGGCCTGCCGTCGGCAACGTTGGTGCGGAGCGATGAGCTGGATGTTGGGAGTCCGGCGTGCGAGCAAATACACAACTACGTGTCGCCGGATGCCTCGGAGCCCGAGAGCATTACGTCGCGCTACGAATGGTCCGATCCAGAGGATGTGTGCCATGTCTTTGAAGGTGGGCCGCAGACGTTGTGGCCCGAGCATGACGAGACGGGCCGGCACACGACGGGGAGTTCGGAGTTCACAATGCGCGTGCGGCCGGACAATCACGGTGTGCTGCTCCGGCGTACGCTCGATTACGCGTATCCCAACCAGCGCGCCGAGGTGTTCGTGAGCGATGCCGGGGATGCGAAGCCGAAGTGGCGGCGCGCGGGCGTGTGGTACTTAGCCGGTTCCAATACGTGCATCTATTCGAATCCCAAAGAGGAACTTGGTGCCACCCAGCACAACGTGCAGACATCGGAGCGCCGGTTTCGCGACGACGAGTTCTTGATTGGGAGCACGTTGACGGCGGGGCGCGATGCGATACGTATACGCGTGCAGTTCACGCCGGTAGTGAGACCGCTCGCGCCGGGAATCGCGTTTCCACAGACTCCCGCGTGGAGTGAGTTGCGGTATGTCGCGTATTCCATCGTCGCGCCTGAATATCCATAG